AGTGTCACCGAGAGTCACTGATGGCAGGAAGTCAATGACGAGATGCTTGTCACACTCATACTGCACTTCTAGGGTCAGAGCCTCCGGGAGTGGCGCTGGTCGGATCACATAGTCCAAGAGGGACCCTATGGCCGGCCAGTTGATAGAGCCAGCCACTACCTTCTCAAACGTATCTGCCACTGTCTTTGGGGAGAGGTAGCCCCCTACCACGCAGCGGTCCCAGTAACTGCTACCACGAGGGAAGTATTCTGGGTTCTCACGACGAACCAGGAAAAAGCCGGGGGCATTCATGATGGTGTCCTCACCGGGGATACACGACCACAGGTTCTGCTCCAGCACGAGGGGCACAATGAGTTGGATGTGGTCAGCTGTTACAACCTATCATGGCAGAcgaattaaaaagattttgaagGATTTAATCTGCCAAAGAGACATGCTTTCCCAAACATAGGTCCCCCTATCTTGCGTTCCCCGAACAAGAAAGGAAACTAAGAATTCTTTCATGCCTCTGTATCAATCCACAAAGAGTGAGGATTTACAGCCAGGTCTGCTGGTGATCAGAGCCCATGTTCGTTCTACCATGGCACAACATCTCTGGGTATGAAGCCCACATAACTTCCCCCATGCCTTACTGAAGAAAGAGCAGACTCAAGGAGAGAGAGCACTAGGAAGGAGAGATGGGGACAAGATTATAGGAAGGAGGAGGCTTCTTACAGCTTCTTCTAGGTGGGGAATATCATGAAAAACTGAGAAGGGGTTAAAGAAGATACAAGAACAGAGAATAACAAGTACAGATTTCCAGGTGTTGCTTCAATGTGCAAGATCCAGACGCAGTAAGACATCAGTCTTTCTGACAAGCCGGAGACACTGATGTTCTGTACCAACATTATCTGAGAAGCATCTTAGTCAGTACCCAATCCCACCCTTAGTGAGAACCACCTTGTTACCTGCAAATCATCATAGAGGCTGCCACTCAGGTACATGTCCCGAAGAGGCATGTCAGGCAACTTGGCCCGCAGGAAACCCCGAAGCTCAGCACATATGTCCACGGCAGCTTGCTTGGCCCGAGCCTGCTCGCCAGCAGGGATGGCTGCCCGGGTCCGGTAGTAAGAAAGAAGTTTCTCCTGCAGGGACATGCGGAGTCGTGACTTCTTCAAGTCTACCTGGCCCTTCCTGGTCAATGGTTTGGGCCGGGGTGGGCAGAATGTATCTGccaaggcaagagagagaggCACATGAGCTCTTCCCACACTTGCTCAGTCCACAGCTACCTCCGCCCCGGAAAGGGGAGGGGCTTGGCACGAAAGGCAAGTgtcagcacagtgcttggcacaagtGTGCTCAAGGACTGTGTGTTGAATGCAGGCGTGGTGCTGAGGGCCCAGAGGTAAGTCCCACAAGGGGTAAATGACTTTCTCACCTGTGTCAAGAGTGGAGGAGGCTGTGGGAAGGGTCTGCAGGGACCGGCTCAGGCCTGACTTCATGTCCTTATTCAGCAGTCGGGGGGAGCCCATCCAGTTTGGTTCCTCCCAGCTCCTTTTCCCTGAATGGCTCAGGCGGGTGGGGCTGGTAGGGGCACTGATTGCCCGATCGTACATCTGGAACACAGATAAGACACGGGATATaaaccttccttcctcctcctatttcctttcaatttctctccTCCCCAGCAGCTTTGCCCTAGTGAGTTTAACTACAGCTTTCtaataactttgttttcttctagattaGACTTTGTTTTGTGCAGAGAACTCAGGAGAtactaaatataaataagaaagaagTTTATCCATAATGCCACAACCCAGAATTaactattgtaaatatttttgtgtactgttttttttttagaaatagatTATATAATTAGGACCATACTCTATATAGTTTTGAAACCTGATTTTTTCACTTCACATCATTTTGATCATTTCCCCGTATCACAAAGAATGCTTCAACATTTTTCTGACTATACAACAATGTACCTTGTGAATGTACCATAAGGTTGAACACTGAttcttttatttaacaaacatgtattgactggctactatgtgctgggcattgtTATGGATGCTAAGAATAAGGCAGTCAAGCAAAGAAACCAAAATCTCTAAAAACTCATGGGGTTTTCCGTCTGGTAGGAGGATACAGATAATAAGTAAAAAACTTAAGTTAAATATAAGTATGTAGGTATAAATgttcagaaaaacaaaattggaaaacGGAAATAGGAAGTGTGGGGGTGGTTGCTATTAATAAGGTAGTTATGGAAggatattttagttattt
Above is a window of Choloepus didactylus isolate mChoDid1 chromosome 8, mChoDid1.pri, whole genome shotgun sequence DNA encoding:
- the MIEF1 gene encoding mitochondrial dynamics protein MID51, which codes for MAGAGERKGKKDDNGIGTAIDFVLSNARLVLGVGGAAMLGIATLAVKRMYDRAISAPTSPTRLSHSGKRSWEEPNWMGSPRLLNKDMKSGLSRSLQTLPTASSTLDTDTFCPPRPKPLTRKGQVDLKKSRLRMSLQEKLLSYYRTRAAIPAGEQARAKQAAVDICAELRGFLRAKLPDMPLRDMYLSGSLYDDLQVVTADHIQLIVPLVLEQNLWSCIPGEDTIMNAPGFFLVRRENPEYFPRGSSYWDRCVVGGYLSPKTVADTFEKVVAGSINWPAIGSLLDYVIRPAPLPEALTLEVQYECDKHLVIDFLPSVTLGDTVLVARPHRLAQYDNLWRLSLRPAETARLRALDQADLGCRSLCLKILKAICKSTPALGHLTASQLTNVILHLAEEEADWSPDLLADRFLQALRGLISYLEAGVLPSALNPKVNLFAELTPEEIDELGYTLYCSLSEPEVLLQT